The Fusarium oxysporum Fo47 chromosome II, complete sequence genome includes a region encoding these proteins:
- a CDS encoding ubiquitin-conjugating enzyme/RWD-like protein, translated as MAQKRLMQELQPLQKEKWVNIETDDSNLLLWKIGLWVVNPDSVWHGAYLKAEMKFPNDYPYQPPSFKFLTKNICHPNVYTDGNLCISILHKPGEDEQSGELASERWNVLHGVESVLRSVLLLLDDPEINSPANVDASVLYRDNKTEYNKRAKDIVDKSQKDIPPGSRMPTPSELAPAPQKPIDDDADFWNMTDEEEDFGGSDSDEDMEDFDDDDEDDDDVRDQK; from the exons ATGGCGCAAAAGAGACTTATGCAGGAACTGCAACCCCTCCAGAAGGAGAAATGGGTCAACATCGAG ACCGACGACTCAAACCTTCTACTCTGGAAGATCGGCCTCTGGGTTGTTAACCCCGATAGTGTCTGGCACGGAGCCTACCTCAAGGCCGAGATGAAGTTTCCAAATGATTATCCTTACCAGCCGCCCAGCTTCAAATTTCTGACTAAGAACATCTGTCACCCCAACGTTTACACCGACGGCAATCTCTGCATTTCCATCCTCCACAAGCCAGGCGAAGACGAGCAGTCAGGCGAGCTGGCCAGCGAGCGTTGGAATGTTCTCCACGGTGTCGAATCGGTCCTGCGATCCGTTCTACTCCTCCTCGACGATCCCGAAATCAACTCACCCGCAAATGTCGATGCTAGCGTCCTCTATCGTGATAACAAGACCGAGTATAACAAGCGAGCAAAGGACATCGTTGATAAGTCTCAGAAGGATATCCCGCCAGGGTCAAGGATGCCCACTCCCTCCGAGCTCGCACCTGCGCCACAAAAGCcaattgatgatgatgccgacTTCTGGAATATGAcagacgaagaggaagacttTGGCGGCAGCGATAGCGACGAGGACAtggaagactttgatgatgacgacgaggatgatgatgatgtcaGAGACCAGAAGTAG